A portion of the Avibacterium sp. 20-132 genome contains these proteins:
- the rpsF gene encoding 30S ribosomal protein S6: protein MRHYEIVFMVHPDQSEQVPAMIERYTNSIKEAGGQIHRLEDWGRRQLAYPINKLHKAHYVLMNVEAPQEVIDELETTFRYNDAVLRNAIIRTKHAVTEASPMVKAREERKPLAEVENNDFEDAEE from the coding sequence ATGCGTCACTACGAAATCGTGTTTATGGTTCATCCGGACCAAAGCGAACAAGTACCAGCGATGATTGAGCGCTATACCAATTCTATTAAAGAAGCGGGCGGTCAAATCCATCGTTTAGAAGATTGGGGTCGCCGTCAATTAGCTTACCCAATTAACAAATTACACAAAGCACATTATGTGCTAATGAATGTAGAAGCGCCTCAAGAAGTCATCGACGAGCTAGAAACAACATTCCGTTACAATGATGCAGTTCTTCGTAACGCAATTATTCGTACTAAGCACGCCGTAACAGAAGCGTCCCCAATGGTTAAAGCACGCGAAGAGCGTAAACCTTTAGCTGAAGTTGAAAACAACGATTTTGAGGATGCTGAAGAGTAA
- the lexA gene encoding transcriptional repressor LexA → MTMMKALTARQQEVYDLLKRHLETTGMPPTRAEISRELGFRSPNAAEEHLKALARKGVIEIIPGASRGIRLLLEENAEEEPEGLPLIGRVAAGEPILAEQHIEGTYKVDANMFKPQADFLLKVYGQSMKDIGILDGDLLAVHSTKDVRNGQVIVARIEDEVTVKRLERKGSMVYLHAENEEFAPIVVDLTQTESFEIEGIAVGIIRNNAWM, encoded by the coding sequence ATGACAATGATGAAAGCCCTCACAGCCCGTCAGCAAGAAGTTTATGACCTATTAAAACGGCATTTGGAAACCACCGGAATGCCGCCCACCCGTGCGGAAATTTCTCGTGAATTGGGATTTCGATCACCGAATGCGGCGGAAGAGCATCTAAAAGCCCTTGCAAGAAAAGGGGTAATTGAAATTATTCCCGGTGCATCGCGCGGTATTCGGTTACTGCTTGAAGAAAATGCAGAAGAAGAGCCTGAAGGCTTACCACTCATCGGACGCGTAGCCGCAGGCGAACCGATTTTAGCCGAACAACATATTGAAGGCACTTATAAAGTTGATGCCAATATGTTCAAACCGCAAGCGGATTTCTTACTAAAAGTGTATGGTCAATCAATGAAAGATATCGGTATTTTAGACGGTGATCTCCTCGCGGTACATAGCACCAAAGATGTGCGAAATGGGCAAGTGATCGTCGCAAGAATTGAAGATGAAGTTACTGTAAAACGCCTTGAACGCAAAGGCTCAATGGTTTATCTTCACGCCGAAAATGAAGAATTTGCCCCAATTGTCGTCGATCTCACACAAACAGAAAGTTTTGAGATTGAAGGTATTGCAGTGGGGATTATTCGTAATAATGCGTGGATGTAA
- the plsB gene encoding glycerol-3-phosphate 1-O-acyltransferase PlsB, translating into MASMLNLYRKLLEFPLSVLVKNNPIPHHPIEELALNVQQPIVYVLPYTSQTDLVIFRKNCLNVGLPDPFEKNEIGGISLPRFVFLDEGRRIFKSKGAKKETITIFNKYLELHRTFLDLDVQLIPVSVLWGRSPGHENKSGLPNLRLLNGLQKFAAAIWFGRDTFVRFSQAVSLRYMVNEHGSDEKIAAKLARVAKIHFSKQRISATGPRLPNRQAMFNKLLQSPAILKAIEDEAKSKKMPIEKAQKEAYKILDEIAANVSYEGLRVADRFLRWLWNKLYQGIDVQHADRVRKLALEGHEIVYVPCHRSHIDYLLLSYVLYHQGLVTPHIAAGINLNFWPVGAMFRRGGAFFIRRTFKGNRLYSTIFREYLAELFHRGYSVEYFIEGGRSRTGRLLAPKTGMMSMTLQALQQRQTRPISVVPVYVGYEHVLEVDTYAKELRGAAKEKENAGLVLRVIKKLRNLGKGYVNFGEPIVLSSYLNQHFPEWKELHLDDERSQWFNKAVDAVSNQVMVNINNAAAVNAMNLTGTALLSSRQRALTRKQLLEQLASYQQFLQNVPYSDDVIVPSETPEEMLDHVLNLDRVGVLVEKDNFGEIIRLERNSAVLMTYYRNNIQHLFALPSLVASIVLHYGAMQKDLVLEAVEKIYPFLRGELFLHFSDGELKDYVENIIQELQRQNIIQCNENLLAIHKPQVRMLQLWSSGVREILQRYYITVSILQNDPTISRATLEKESQSVAQRLSVLHGINAPEFFDKAVFSAFVGNLKQYGYFDDNNQVNASLLDELSEILAQMISAEVRLTIKSAVEKNEEID; encoded by the coding sequence ATGGCAAGTATGCTTAATTTATATAGAAAATTATTAGAATTCCCCCTTTCTGTATTAGTTAAAAATAATCCGATTCCTCATCATCCTATTGAAGAATTAGCTTTAAATGTGCAGCAACCTATTGTGTATGTGCTGCCTTACACCTCGCAAACGGATTTAGTGATTTTCCGCAAAAATTGCTTAAATGTTGGCTTGCCTGATCCTTTCGAGAAAAATGAAATTGGCGGTATTTCGTTACCTCGTTTTGTGTTTTTAGATGAAGGGCGTCGCATTTTTAAATCTAAAGGGGCAAAAAAGGAAACCATCACAATTTTTAATAAATACCTAGAATTACACCGCACTTTCTTGGATCTTGATGTGCAGCTTATTCCTGTTTCGGTATTATGGGGACGTTCACCGGGACACGAAAATAAATCAGGGTTGCCAAATTTACGTTTATTAAATGGTCTTCAAAAATTTGCAGCAGCAATTTGGTTTGGGCGTGATACGTTTGTGCGTTTTTCACAAGCGGTTTCGCTACGTTATATGGTGAATGAACACGGTTCAGATGAAAAAATTGCGGCGAAATTAGCGCGCGTTGCTAAAATTCATTTTTCTAAACAACGTATTTCTGCAACAGGACCACGTTTGCCAAATCGCCAAGCGATGTTTAATAAATTGCTGCAATCTCCGGCGATTCTCAAAGCTATTGAAGATGAAGCAAAAAGTAAGAAAATGCCCATTGAAAAAGCACAAAAAGAGGCGTATAAAATTTTAGATGAAATTGCTGCAAATGTGAGCTATGAAGGGTTACGTGTAGCAGATCGTTTCTTACGTTGGCTATGGAATAAACTTTATCAAGGGATTGATGTGCAACACGCGGATCGGGTACGCAAGCTGGCACTTGAAGGTCACGAAATTGTTTATGTGCCTTGCCACCGTAGTCATATTGACTATTTGTTACTTTCTTATGTGTTATATCATCAGGGCTTGGTTACACCACATATTGCAGCGGGAATTAATCTTAATTTCTGGCCTGTGGGGGCTATGTTCCGCCGAGGAGGGGCATTTTTTATTCGCCGAACCTTCAAAGGCAATCGCCTCTATTCAACGATTTTCCGTGAGTATTTAGCAGAATTATTCCATCGTGGTTATTCGGTTGAATATTTTATTGAAGGGGGGCGTTCGCGCACCGGACGTTTACTTGCCCCTAAAACGGGGATGATGTCGATGACCTTGCAAGCATTACAACAACGCCAAACACGTCCTATTTCTGTCGTGCCTGTTTATGTGGGCTACGAACACGTTTTGGAAGTGGATACGTATGCCAAAGAATTGCGTGGTGCGGCAAAAGAGAAAGAAAATGCAGGGCTTGTATTACGCGTCATTAAAAAATTGCGTAATTTAGGTAAAGGCTATGTGAATTTTGGTGAGCCAATCGTATTAAGCAGTTATTTGAACCAACATTTTCCAGAATGGAAAGAATTGCATTTAGACGATGAGCGTTCACAATGGTTTAATAAAGCCGTTGATGCGGTGTCAAACCAAGTTATGGTGAATATTAATAATGCCGCCGCAGTCAATGCGATGAATTTAACAGGAACTGCATTGCTATCATCTCGCCAGCGTGCATTAACGCGGAAACAGTTATTAGAGCAGTTGGCAAGTTATCAACAATTTTTACAGAATGTCCCTTATTCTGATGATGTCATTGTGCCAAGCGAAACACCAGAAGAAATGCTCGATCACGTTTTAAATTTAGATCGTGTGGGCGTCTTGGTTGAAAAAGATAATTTTGGCGAAATCATTCGTTTAGAGCGTAATTCAGCGGTGTTGATGACTTATTATCGCAACAATATTCAGCATTTATTCGCCTTGCCTTCTCTGGTGGCGAGCATTGTGTTGCACTATGGTGCAATGCAAAAAGATCTCGTCCTTGAGGCGGTTGAAAAAATTTATCCGTTCTTGCGTGGTGAATTATTTTTACATTTCAGCGATGGTGAATTAAAAGATTATGTCGAAAATATTATTCAGGAATTGCAACGGCAAAATATTATTCAATGCAATGAGAATTTGCTCGCGATCCACAAACCTCAAGTCAGAATGTTACAGCTTTGGTCATCGGGCGTGAGAGAAATTTTGCAGCGTTATTACATTACGGTAAGCATTCTACAAAATGATCCAACGATTTCTCGAGCCACATTAGAAAAAGAAAGCCAATCTGTGGCACAACGTTTATCTGTGCTGCACGGTATTAATGCTCCAGAGTTTTTTGATAAAGCCGTGTTTTCTGCGTTTGTTGGAAATCTAAAACAATATGGTTATTTTGATGACAACAATCAAGTGAATGCCTCCTTGCTTGATGAACTCAGTGAAATTCTTGCGCAGATGATTTCTGCCGAAGTCAGACTTACAATTAAAAGTGCGGTGGAAAAAAACGAAGAAATTGACTAA